One genomic segment of Chitinophaga sancti includes these proteins:
- a CDS encoding helix-turn-helix domain-containing protein — protein sequence MSVRTKETCRKHIIPVKDALDVLGGRWKLQLLIHLGFGPRRFNQLAKELAPITDRTLSKELKSLEANKIISRTEYDAFPPVVEYRITPHGESLFAVISELGNWGRAHRKLIMEK from the coding sequence ATGAGTGTAAGAACCAAAGAAACATGCAGAAAACACATCATTCCTGTCAAAGATGCCCTCGATGTACTCGGTGGCAGGTGGAAACTCCAGCTCCTGATTCACCTAGGCTTTGGTCCCCGGCGTTTCAACCAGCTCGCCAAAGAGCTGGCTCCCATTACAGACAGAACCCTTTCCAAAGAGCTAAAAAGCCTGGAAGCTAATAAGATTATTTCGCGCACTGAATATGATGCTTTCCCGCCTGTAGTAGAATACAGGATCACACCCCACGGAGAATCACTGTTTGCCGTCATTTCAGAACTTGGCAACTGGGGACGTGCACAT